The Pseudomonadota bacterium genome includes the window CGCCGCCTATCGGACCTCCGAAGCCGCCGCCCATGGGACCTCCGAAGCCCCCGCCCATGCCACCTTGTCCGCCCTGCATTCCCATCTGCAGTCCCACAAGCAGCATGGTCAGCATCCCCAGGAGCTGCTTCGGATCCATGCCCTGGTTCTGTCCGTTCTGACCGTTCTGTCCAAAACGGTCACCGTGGCTGCCACCGCACCTTTCGCCACCGAATCGCCCCTCGTGGCTCCCGCCGCACTCCTGCTCCAGCGCGTGGCAGAAGCATCTGCACGGGCATGTCTCCTGCGTCTTCACCGCGGGCTGGGGAGCAATGTTCGCGTTCTTCCGAACTCCACCCATGTTCGTGTCACCCTCACTCTCTATACACTCTCGGTCGTGCCCCTCTCCTCACGTAGTCAAGGCCGCGGTCTAGTAAACACCGATGTTAACTCGTTACAATCTTGTTACAAGCGAGTTAAAAAGTCTCGATCGCAGGGATGTGGGGGGATGCGTGAAAGATGCTCCCATGCCACTGCCAGGGAACACGCTCACCGAAAGCGCCCAGGCGCTTCTCGCCGACCCATATGCGGTGTACCGCGTCCTGCGCACCGAAGATCCGGTGCACTGGAGCGACGCCTGGGATGCCTGGTTCCTCACCCGGTACGACGATGTGGCGGCCGCACTGAAAGACCCTCGCCTGCGTGTCGGACGCGTGAGCGACTTCTCACGGCGCCTGCCCGCGCAGTCGCTGCGAGACATGCGCCCCATCGAGCAGAAGCTGGGCGGATGGCTGCTCTTCCTCGATCCCCCCGAGCACGATCGTCTCCGAGCCCTCGTCAGCCGTGCGTTCACACCACAGACCATCAAGCGCATGGAGCAATCGGTGCGTCATCGCGTCGAACGCCTTCTGTGCGACCTGAAAGGCACCGTCGACCTGCTGGCCGCGCTGGCCTCCCCCCTGCCCGTGATGACGGTGGCCGACATGCTGGGCGGCGATGCGCGCGATCACGATCGCTTCTACGGGTGGTCGCACGACCTGGCCTCGTTTCTCGGTGACGAGACCCTCACCGAGACCTCGGTTCGCGCGGCCGAAGTCGCGGTTGAAGGCATCGAGACCTACTTCCACGCCGTGGTCGAGCGCCGGCGTGCCTCGCCACAAGACGATCTGGTGAGCGGGCTGCTGGCCGTGCGCGA containing:
- a CDS encoding cytochrome P450, encoding MPLPGNTLTESAQALLADPYAVYRVLRTEDPVHWSDAWDAWFLTRYDDVAAALKDPRLRVGRVSDFSRRLPAQSLRDMRPIEQKLGGWLLFLDPPEHDRLRALVSRAFTPQTIKRMEQSVRHRVERLLCDLKGTVDLLAALASPLPVMTVADMLGGDARDHDRFYGWSHDLASFLGDETLTETSVRAAEVAVEGIETYFHAVVERRRASPQDDLVSGLLAVR